The following is a genomic window from Staphylococcus capitis subsp. capitis.
GAAAGATTAGAATATGCGCTTGAAAAATACCAAAAACATGAAGAATATATAGATGGAGAATTTAATAGTCATTTCTCAACGTCGTTATTTAATATTGAAGAATCTAAAATTAAGAAAAAAGATTACCAACATCAAATAGTAGAATTACAAATCCGTATGAGAGAAATTCAATTTGCGTTGTACAAACGTAAAATCCCTTAAGTTTTAGTATTTGAAGGTATGGATGCTGCAGGTAAGGGTGGGAATATTAAACGTATCAGAGAAAAGTTAGATCCGACTGGTTATGAAGTTAATGGAATCAGTGAGCCTACAGATGTTGAAAAGAATCATCATTATTTATGGAGATTCGCTACAAAAATGCCTAAATCAGGACACATCGAAATTTTTGATCGCAGTTGGTATGGAAGAATATTGGTGGAACGAGTCGAAGGATTTGCAGAGCATCATGAATGGAAACGCGCATATGATGAAATTAATCAGTTTGAGAGAATGTGGACGGATGAAGGTACCATAATTATCAAATTCTTTTTATGCTTAGATAAAGAAGAACAATTGCAACGTTTTAAAGATAGAGAACAAAATCCAAATAAGCAATGGAAAATTACAGACGAAGATTGGCGTAATAGAGAAAAATGGGATATGTATTTAGAAGCCAGTCAAGATATGATTAAGTATACGAATACGAAGTTAGCGCCATGGCATGTGATAAAAGCAGATCATAAAAAAACAAGTCGTCTCGAAGTTCTCAAAACGATTATTAAAAGATGCGAAGACGTTTTATAGATAAGAAAAAGTTGTATCAGAGGATGAATTTCAAGAATATTTCTTTGAAATTCATCTTTTTTACTTTTTTGTTGGGTCAAATTAGATTATAGAATTATTATGGTAGTGTAACAAAAATGAAATCTGTAATATTACAGACTATTTGAAAGTTGGGTCAAACCAACCTAAAAACTAATGTAAAACCACAAATACCAATGTAATTTTAAACAATTTTTAAGAAATTATATGTTACAAAGAGAAATGTTTTTGTTTCAAGATTACAAAATTAAACTCCTATTGTAATTTTTTGTAAGGAACGTGTAATATACAAACGAGATTTTTGTGGTATAGTGAATACCGTCAAAAGTTAACAAAAAACATTTTCAATGTAGCACAACGAAATCAAACACTTAGAATATAATTTACAAATTTTAATTTTAAAACATATTTGGAGGATTTTATATTATGAAAAAGACAGTTATCGCTTCATCATTAGCAGTATCTTTAGGAATTGCAGGTTATGCATTAACAGGTAACGAAGCTCACGCTTCTGAAACTACTAACGTAGATCAAGCTCACTTAGCTGATTTAGCTCAACACAACCCAGAACAATTAAACTCTAAACCAGTTCAAGCTGGTGCTTACGATATCCACTTCGTAAACAATGGTTTCCAATACAACTTCACTTCTAATGGTACTAACTGGTCATGGAACTATGCTCAAGTTGGTTCAACTACTCAAGCATCAGCTGATTACACTAAATCATACAGCCAAGAAAGTTCAAACCAATCAGTAAGTTCAAACCAACAATCAAGCAATACAAGTGTTAAAGCTGTTTCAGCTCCAACTACTTCAACACATAATTACAGCACTTCAACAACTTCATACTCAGCACCATCAAGCTCAGCTTCAACTGGTGGTTCTACTAAAGCTCAATTCTTAGCTGCTGGTGGTACTGAAGAATTATGGAACGCTATTGTAATGCCTGAATCAGGTGGTAACGTTAACGCTTCTAACGGTCAATACCATGGTTTAGGTCAAACTAACCAATCTTGGGGTTACGGTTCAGTATCTAACCAAACTAAAGGTATGATTAGCTACGCTAACAGTCGTTACGGTTCAATCAGTAACGCAATTTCTTTCCGTCAAGCTAACGGTTGGTGGTAAGATATAGTTTATAACTGGAAAGACAATTCGAGTTATAATCTTTGAGGATGACAATATGTCATCCTCTTTTTTTATGCAATTTTTTAGTAGTGTAGAATAACATGGCATTTGCGTTTCGCATCTGATATGAGAGGGAATATAATCGAATAACTATTTAAGGTTTTATTTGTAAATAGAAAGCTGTGAAAGTATGAAAGCTATTAAATCTATAACTCGCCTTATTATTTTGCACAGTTTATTTTGGTTTGTCGTTCAAATGTCTATTGCACATTTAGGTACACGTATCCCTAAATCATTTTTTGAAAAGTATTCATATTTATTTCGATCTTTTCAATGGGAAGAAAATGGTGAACTTTGGGATCATACTTTAAAGGTAAGTAAGTGGAAAAGATTGATACCTGAAGGTGCTCAAATTAATAAGGATATCTATGATAAAAGCAAGTTATCATTAAATATTGAAGAGACGCGTCGCTTATTATTGGAAATGAGACGTGCAGAATTGATACATTGGATTTCCATTTTACCTGTGTGGCTATTTGTAAAAGCTCCACGGTACATCAAAATGATTAACATTGCGTACGTACTGTTTAGCCATCTTCCAGTGATTGTAGCACAACGATATAATCGTCCAAGAATCGAACGTTTAATACGTATAATTGAAAAGCGAGGTAAGTAATATAACTCAATCCATCTTAGTTATTGGTGGTGGTTTAGGAGGGATATCCGCTGCTATTCGAATGGCTCAAAGTGGTTATAAAGTAACATTATTTGAGCAAAATAATCATATTGGGGGAAAGGTGAATCGTCTAGAAGAACAGGGTTTTGGCTTTGACTTAGGTCCATCTATTTTAACCATGCCATACATATTCGAGCGTCTTTTTAACTATAGCGGGAAAAATATGGCTGATTATATCGAAATTGAAAGATTGCCGTTACAATGGCGGAGTTTCTTTCCTGATGGTGAAATCATTGATCTATATGAAAATACTGAAGCAACTTTACTTAATAATTTGCAGTTAGGTCAAGAAGATAAGAAGGAACTCGACAATTATTTAAAATATACTAAGCGTATACATCGTTTTACTGAAAAGGGATATTTCAATTTTGGCTTAGATACGTTACGTGAAATTATAAAATATCATGGAACTTTTAAAGCATTGCGAGGTTTTGATTACTTTTCAACAATGCAACAAGCAATTCACCGTTATATTTCGAATCCAAAATTAAGAGATATGCTAGGTTACTTTATTAAGTATGTAGGTTCTTCTTCCTATGATGCACCTGCAGTTCTCTCAATGTTATTTCATATGCAACAAGAACAAGGATTATGGTATGTCAAAGGTGGAATTCATAAATTAGCACTGGCGCTAAAACAATTGGCTATTGAAGAAGGCGTGGACATACAAATGGGTGTTGCTGTTGAAAATATTAAAACGTATCATCAACGCGTTACGAGCGTACGTTTAAGTAGTGGGAAGTATGTTGAAGCGAATTATATAATTTCGAATATGGAGGTCATCCCTACCTATAGAGAGTT
Proteins encoded in this region:
- a CDS encoding NAD(P)/FAD-dependent oxidoreductase, with amino-acid sequence MTQSILVIGGGLGGISAAIRMAQSGYKVTLFEQNNHIGGKVNRLEEQGFGFDLGPSILTMPYIFERLFNYSGKNMADYIEIERLPLQWRSFFPDGEIIDLYENTEATLLNNLQLGQEDKKELDNYLKYTKRIHRFTEKGYFNFGLDTLREIIKYHGTFKALRGFDYFSTMQQAIHRYISNPKLRDMLGYFIKYVGSSSYDAPAVLSMLFHMQQEQGLWYVKGGIHKLALALKQLAIEEGVDIQMGVAVENIKTYHQRVTSVRLSSGKYVEANYIISNMEVIPTYRELLHFNQQKIDQLESTYEPASSGYVLHLGVDKSYSQLAHHNFFFSKDSKKNYDEIFHQKVLPQDPTIYLVNVNKTDEQQASQGYENIKVLPHIPYIQDKPFKKEEYAAFKERVLTKLERMGLTDLRAHIIFEDIWTPEDIRHNYRSNRGAIYGIVADKKKNKGFKFPKQSEYFDNLFFVGGSVNPGGGMPMVTLSGMQVADKINAIEAGRS